TTAAGCGGTCGGTCACATCCATGGTCCGGTTGCCGGCGCCATAGGTGCCACGAAGGATCTGCAGACTCCCCTGGTAGCTGTTGTCCGGCAGTCGGAGATAGTCGCCTTCGTTGATGACCACCTGGCCCGTCCGCCCGTTGAAGGAATGCTGCACGGTGAGCGTTTTGGCTTGGTTTTCGGCCGGATCACCGCCCATGGCGTTGTTGGTCACCTGGAGGTTGAGCTGGCCGTTCTGGATCTGCCGCCTTAGGCGGTCAGTGACATCCATGGTCCGGTTGCCGGCGCCATAGGTGCCACGAAGAATCTGCAGGCTACCCTGGTAGCTGTCCGGCAGCCTGAGATAGTCGCCTTCGTTGATGACTACCTGGCCCGTCCACCCGTTGAAGGAATGCTGCACGGTGAGCGTCTTGTATTGGCCCTCGGCCGGATCACCGCCCATAGCGCTGTTGGTCACCTGGAGGTTGAGCTGGCCATTCTGGATCTGTCGCCTTAGGCGGTCGGTGACATCCATGGTCCGGTTGCCGGCGCCATAGGTGCCACGAAGGATCTGCAGACTCCCCTCGTAGCTGGTGTCCGGCAGTCGGAGATAGTCGCCTTCGTTGATGACCACCTGGCCCGTCCGCCCGTTGAAGGAATGCTGCACGGTGAGCGTTTTGGCTTGGTTTTCGGCCGGGTCACCGCCCATGGCGTTGTTGGTCACCTGGAGGTTGAGCTGGCCATTCTGGATCTGTCGCCTTAAGCGGTCGGTCACATCCATGGTCCGGTTGCCGGCGCCATAGGTGCCACGAAGGATCTGCAGTCCAGCGGAACTGACCGCCGCACTCCACACCGGTTGGAGCCTTACGTTCTCGTTCTCATGGAAGGTCACTACTCGGGTGCGGCCCTGCTTGTCCCGGAGGTGCAGGCGAAGCGCCTGATCCTTCCCCGGTCGAGGGTCCACACCAAGGGTCGCGTTGTCGGCGCGGAAATTCAGGGACTGACCGCGGATGAGCGAACGCACACGCTCCGTCACATCCACCCAGGTGTCCCCCCAGCCATAGTCAGCACGGACGAGTTCTCCGCGCTTCGGACCGCTTCGGGCGAAGACCGGAAGCGCGATGAGCAGCAGCAGTAATACGATGCCAAGTCGTTTCACGATGAAATCTCCTTTTTGGTAATCGCGGTTATGTTTGCCTGAACTCATTGACGAATACTGTCCCCAAAATGGCTCACACCCGGCTACGTGCCCGAGGCTGCAGTCGAGTTATTCTGTGGAGCATTCTTCTGCAGGGAAAGAACCAGACGGCGGCCGTTAGCGGGAATCCGCACTTTATTGTCCCGCACGATCTCTCGTGCCGTGATGGAACGCCCATAGACGCGTGCGTTGGCGTCGTTGTCCGGACGAATGGTGGAACCCGCCAGGGAAATGCCGGCGAAGAGACCGCGCGAACGGGAGTAACTGAGTATCTCCGCCTGCATGAACGCATCGGTGGCGGCTTGAGCGTCCCGGCCTTTGGGGCCGGCCGCAGCGGAGGCATCCGCGCCCAGCTTTACCTTGCTGCTGAGAATGGAATCTACGCCTCTCTCATTCATCACCAGGAGAATGAGATCGGTCGCTTGTCCGCCGAGTTGCAGTCCGAAGCTGCCGCCCTCCAGGGCGTACATGGCGGGAGCGCCCCACGGACCATCGAAGGTCTTGCCCGATCGGCAGACCATCGCCCCGCGGCCATAGCTTCCCCCGAATCCGATCGCTACCTTCTTGACGGAAGGAATCACAATGACGCACTCGGCCTTCTTCAACAGGTCTTGCGGGATGCTGTCGGGAATGTTCATGATCTCTTCCATCACGATCCCGGCATTGTTCAGACGCTTTTGCTCCTTACTCGCACCATAGGCCGCACCGGTGGCAAGCAGGAAGCAGAGAGCAAGAGTGAATGTTCGTATCATCGCTGACCTCCATAGTCAGAAACTGTCGCTTACGG
This DNA window, taken from Terriglobales bacterium, encodes the following:
- a CDS encoding lipid-binding SYLF domain-containing protein; this translates as MIRTFTLALCFLLATGAAYGASKEQKRLNNAGIVMEEIMNIPDSIPQDLLKKAECVIVIPSVKKVAIGFGGSYGRGAMVCRSGKTFDGPWGAPAMYALEGGSFGLQLGGQATDLILLVMNERGVDSILSSKVKLGADASAAAGPKGRDAQAATDAFMQAEILSYSRSRGLFAGISLAGSTIRPDNDANARVYGRSITAREIVRDNKVRIPANGRRLVLSLQKNAPQNNSTAASGT